The sequence TGCCTTAGCCGTTGCTCTTTCCCTATCACCCATATGAACCCAGGAGCAATGTTCGCGGATATTAGCCATATCTACCAAGTAGGGATTTAGCCCTACCGAAGATACACAATTCCGGAAGGTAGTTTCGTGCATGCGTGGCGAACAAGCTGCAACAACCACCCGATTTAATTTCTGCTCAACGATTGCTTTCTTTATCTCTGCTTGTCCGGGTTCAGAACACATGTATCTGTTTTTTACCGCATATACAACATCTTTTAATCCCTTTGCTTTCTCCACTACAGTATCAACATCTACTGAGCCGGCAATATTGGTCCCGCATTCGCAGACAAAGACACCGATTCGCAAATCATCTTCTGGCATTTAAATCACCCCCTTCCTTTTAAAATTCCAAAATCCAAACAAACTTTAAATTCCAAACCACTCATTTCATTTTTGCCAAAATCTTGTCAGGTTTGACCCGATGTGTGTGAAGTCCGACCTCTTCTGGTGATAACCCTTGGGCAAGGCCGAGCAATTGAAATAGATAGATAACAGGAATATTAAATTCTCGCCCCTTTTTACGGGCAATCATCAGTTGTCCTAAATCAAAAGACGAAAAGCATGTCGGACAGATAAGACCCATACAATCAGCATCTTCGGCATCAATTGCTGAAAATATCGCTTCAGTCATTTCAAGGGGCAATTCATCATCCATACAGCCCTTGCCACAGCATAACATTCTTTCTTTATGTTCAACTGGGATTGCACCGATTGCCCTCACAAAATCATCCAAAATTTGTGGATAATCTGCATCATCAACATGCATGATCTGACTCGGTTTTAAAAGATGACAGCCATAATGAATTCCGACTTTTACACCGGTTAATGGTCTTTTC comes from candidate division WOR-3 bacterium and encodes:
- a CDS encoding CoB--CoM heterodisulfide reductase iron-sulfur subunit B family protein, whose product is MKVVPFWGCMMPLKYPQMELAIRKTLPNLGVELVDIEGFTCCPDPIYFKSRDKMKWLTIAARNLAVAEETGLDVITMCSGCISTLKEAQYILAEDEELKKEVNQRLKKINREYQGKVKVKHVTVMIRDDLGMETVARSVKRPLTGVKVGIHYGCHLLKPSQIMHVDDADYPQILDDFVRAIGAIPVEHKERMLCCGKGCMDDELPLEMTEAIFSAIDAEDADCMGLICPTCFSSFDLGQLMIARKKGREFNIPVIYLFQLLGLAQGLSPEEVGLHTHRVKPDKILAKMK